The Methanolobus sp. WCC4 genome includes the window AACAATTTTTCCAAAACGATAGCATGCGCCGAATATATAAATAGTAGATATAAATATAAGTGCCTATTATTACTCCAGGGCACAAGCAAACACATAAATCCAACGTCTACTATCTAAGACTAGATACAATGAGCGAGAAATGCATAGAATGCAACGGGAAAGGATATAGTGTCAGCGGCACATCCAGATGTCCCGAGTGCAAAGGGAGCGGGAAATCCAAATCCGTGGACTTCATGAAACTATCAGAGAAGGACATGGCAAATTTCCTGAAAAATGGTTCATCCTGCAGCAATTGTGGAGGAAGCGGGGAGATAGAGGACAGGGAGACCTGCACCAAATGCAATGGAAAAGGTGCTTTTTACAAGTGCAAGATATGTGGGAACGATATGAAAGGACTCTATCAGGGAAGCGAGGTATGTCAGGAATGTGCGAAGAAACAGATCGTCTACAAGCTTGATAACTCATGTACCATTGAGGAGCTTGAAGTCGGAAAGATGTATCATTCCATTGTCAGGAACATTGCAGATTTCGGTGTTTTCGTAGATCTTAACTCAAACCTCAGAGGACTTGTCCATTCAAGCAATATGAAGGGACCACTTGAACCGGGAGAAGAGGTAATAGTCGTTCTCAAGGAGATCAAGCCAAGGGGCAAGATGGACCTGGCACCGCGTATCCTGAAAGAATACCAGACAATAGAACTTGAAAAGCAGCTTCCTGTCAAAATGGCAAGCGAACTGCCCCAGATGGTAGGCAAGAAGGTAAAAGTAGAAGGCGAGGTCATACAGGTCAAGCAGACCGCAGGTCCTACTATCTTCACCATTGCCGATGAGACGGGACAGATATCAGGAGCAGCATTTGCCAGTGCAGGTGAAAGATCATATCCTGAGATAGAGTCTGATATGATGATTGCAGCCACCGGAGAGATAACATCCCGCGGAGGCAGTGTCCAGCTCGAAGTGCAGAGCATGAAAAGGCTTACCGGACCAAAGGAAGCCGAGATACTTGAGCGCATAGAGGCTGCCATTGACAGAAGAGCAGAACCCTATGAAATAGAATATATGGTGGAAAGTGAGGTCCTTGAGAAACTCAGACCGATCATGAAGAAGGCTGCAAAGGAAATAAGGAAGGCGATCATTAAATCCACACCCATACTTCTACGCCACCATGCCGATGCTGATGGAATGACAGCTGCAATGGCAATTGAGAAAGCCATCGTCCCACTCATAAGAGAAGTCAACGGACAGGATGGCGAATATCACTTTTACAGACGTGCCCCTTCAAAGGCACCTTTCTACGAGGTGACGGACGTTGTACGTGACATCGGCTTTGCCCTTGAAGATGCAGCAAGACATGGACAAAAGATGCCACTTGTCATAAGTGTGGACAATGGGTCCTCCAACGAGAACGTAGCTGCAATGAAGCAGGCACAAGTGTACGGCATCCAGATGATAGTCATGGACCACCACCAGCCCGATGATGTGGTCGATGAATACCTGTTAACCCATGTTAACCCGGCACACGTCGGGGGAGATTTCGGTATGACGGCAGGTATGCTCTGTACCGAAGTAGCACGCATGATAAATGTCAACGTTGAGAACGAGATCAAACATCTCCCTGCAGTAGCTGCTCTTGGTGACCGCTCAGAAGCTGAAGAGGCAAAGAGGTACATAGAACTTGTATCTGACAGGTATACCGAGCAAAACCTGAGAGATATGGCACTTGCCCTTGACTTTGCAGCATACTGGCTTAAGTTCAGTCCTGGAAAAGGTATTGTTGATGATATACTGGACTTTGGTGACCATGTGATACACAAGAATCTGGTCAACGTGCTTTGTGAACAGGCAAATGAAATGATCGCTGAGCAGATAGATGTATGTATGGCACACGTGAAAGCACAGGACCTTCCAAACGGAGCTGTCCTGAACGTGCTTGATGTTGAGAACAATGCTCACAAATTCACTTTCCCACCACCCGGAAAGACATCAGGTGAGGTTCATGACAGGGTTTGCAGACAGTATGAAGGCAGACCTGTGGTGACCATAGGATATGGACCTGACTTTGCGGTCATACGATCAAAGGGTGTTCTGATGAACATACCTCAGATGGTCAGGGAACTCCACGAAGAGGTAAAAGGCGGCGGGGTCAACGGTGGAGGACACCTTGTAGTAGGAAGTATCAAATTCGTAGAAGGCATGCGCTCAGAAGTGCTTTCAAAATTAGTAGAAAAGATAGGAGCAGTAGGAGTGGAATAACTCCTACACGTTCATTTCTGAACTCCTTACTGTTTTGTTGTTATTTTTATTGGATCGTCTTTCACATATCCGTTCAGTCAACACGTACTATACGTACAAGTGCGTGAACAGGTACCTCGGAAAGTGACTCAGAACCACTCTTGTCCACAAGAACAGCAATAGCCACAGGCTTTGCACCTGAACTTCTGAGATGAGTGACAACATCGTTCATGGTGTTACCGGTGGTGATCACATCATCGATTATGACACATCTCTTTCCCTTGATGCCTGCAAAGTTCCTGCTGAAAGCCCCTTTTAGCTTACCTTCATCGTGCTCATTGTATGCATGGTAAACGGAAAGCTCGGTTCCCAGTTCCTCTGCTATCATGGTTGCAAGGGGAACACCGCTGAGACCTATACCTACAACAAGGTCGATACTGTTGTCTGTGCCTTCCACCGTATCAAGCAGCATATCACACATGGCAATCCCAATATGACGGGTCCTGTATGCACTCTTTCCGATGCTGCGCCAGTTGACCGATATATCCTTGGGCGCGGAGGAAACATCTTCCTTCTTTGCACGGGTCAGAAGCCACGTGACAGTTTCCCGGGAAACGTTAAGTTCATCTGCAATTTGCCTTGTAACAAGACCGTTAGCCTGTAATTCAAGGGCTTTCTGGATAAGTTTATCAATATTCTTCATATGGATCCCCTTATGATCGTATGTACCTTTTTATGTACCTTTAATATTCACCTTGTAATCTGATATATTACAACAGAGATGTTATATTTTTCTTTTACGCCTTTTCTTAAGTGCCGAACCACAAACAGGGCAGACATCACCGCTGTCAAAGTATCTTCTGCAGCCGACACATTGCTTTTGCCACACAAGAACATCCTTTATTCTTTTCTGGGCCACCGGCCTTACTTCTATACCCATCACCCTTGCAACATTCTGGACCGCATAGTCATCTGTCAGGAGCACGGAATTATCCTTATACTCAAGTGCCTTTGCAAGTATATCTATATCAGTTGCAGAAAGCTCCTCGCAGTCCCGGGTCTTTTTTGCAATATTCATGACATCTTCACGGAAGTTCTCAGCTGGCATCTCCACCCGTGCCCCATTCTCCCGGGCAAGCTCAAAACGCATGGATGCCTCGTTGCTTTTTAACTCGTTTACCACCGACGGAATGGTTATCATCCTGTGAGGTTCGATACCTGCTCCCATTATAAAGACTGCAGAATCTGCAATGTAATATTCCATAATAATAGCAGATACTTACTGAATATAGATTAATTCTTTGTCAGTTCTGAAAATAGAAGGATGAACGAAGGAAATCCGAGCCAAAGATATTGAATATGACAGTGAATATATACTTTGGATGCTATTATTATATCACCGAATAATTGGGTGATACCTTTGACACGAATATCCACTGGAATAACAGACCTCGATAAAAAACTGCAGGGAGGATACCCTGAAGGGGAATGCATCCTCATAACCGGCGAACCAGGAACCGGTAAAACGATCATTGGG containing:
- a CDS encoding DHH family phosphoesterase — encoded protein: MSEKCIECNGKGYSVSGTSRCPECKGSGKSKSVDFMKLSEKDMANFLKNGSSCSNCGGSGEIEDRETCTKCNGKGAFYKCKICGNDMKGLYQGSEVCQECAKKQIVYKLDNSCTIEELEVGKMYHSIVRNIADFGVFVDLNSNLRGLVHSSNMKGPLEPGEEVIVVLKEIKPRGKMDLAPRILKEYQTIELEKQLPVKMASELPQMVGKKVKVEGEVIQVKQTAGPTIFTIADETGQISGAAFASAGERSYPEIESDMMIAATGEITSRGGSVQLEVQSMKRLTGPKEAEILERIEAAIDRRAEPYEIEYMVESEVLEKLRPIMKKAAKEIRKAIIKSTPILLRHHADADGMTAAMAIEKAIVPLIREVNGQDGEYHFYRRAPSKAPFYEVTDVVRDIGFALEDAARHGQKMPLVISVDNGSSNENVAAMKQAQVYGIQMIVMDHHQPDDVVDEYLLTHVNPAHVGGDFGMTAGMLCTEVARMINVNVENEIKHLPAVAALGDRSEAEEAKRYIELVSDRYTEQNLRDMALALDFAAYWLKFSPGKGIVDDILDFGDHVIHKNLVNVLCEQANEMIAEQIDVCMAHVKAQDLPNGAVLNVLDVENNAHKFTFPPPGKTSGEVHDRVCRQYEGRPVVTIGYGPDFAVIRSKGVLMNIPQMVRELHEEVKGGGVNGGGHLVVGSIKFVEGMRSEVLSKLVEKIGAVGVE
- a CDS encoding DNA-binding protein — translated: MEYYIADSAVFIMGAGIEPHRMITIPSVVNELKSNEASMRFELARENGARVEMPAENFREDVMNIAKKTRDCEELSATDIDILAKALEYKDNSVLLTDDYAVQNVARVMGIEVRPVAQKRIKDVLVWQKQCVGCRRYFDSGDVCPVCGSALKKRRKRKI
- a CDS encoding orotate phosphoribosyltransferase-like protein; the encoded protein is MKNIDKLIQKALELQANGLVTRQIADELNVSRETVTWLLTRAKKEDVSSAPKDISVNWRSIGKSAYRTRHIGIAMCDMLLDTVEGTDNSIDLVVGIGLSGVPLATMIAEELGTELSVYHAYNEHDEGKLKGAFSRNFAGIKGKRCVIIDDVITTGNTMNDVVTHLRSSGAKPVAIAVLVDKSGSESLSEVPVHALVRIVRVD